In Dysidea avara chromosome 3, odDysAvar1.4, whole genome shotgun sequence, a single window of DNA contains:
- the LOC136248680 gene encoding uncharacterized protein — MERDSDVMLDDINIDHDDQQSGDTRRGRINSLDFETIERDETGYAINQCNKWIIKPYRACLRVMGWYDLVNNPSPVMKLLRWIWVFFVSMVITTALVTQILSCFRRDQFELMPVTSSNKTIEVIRCNVSVVSIFVIPDLLLLTTYFYGIYLFWSGQEYLQNLAGQVFVQCYKFTTWPEPTSRRLINTIFFYLMLGVAYIVVSLAVRIAHAIVFDFFDGDVTVSWPDGGPQFSGGGKLVLVIFSLFGFIFFDAVYIMAIINYAIQSELNIYLLHALRIKVERREHKSLDAAIKDINKANAYLKVLNGKTATAVALIMFNLATAALDGVIILGDNTNTTEHTVVATFTAILWSLLVVFPFVQAARVTAACNGLLAAGPIIRGRPLQYMESPQLELDSFSIFTVSITMRAEIFAIPVYPWMAYLFAVSFSFTLLLLCQTGDYWYTEWF; from the exons ATGGAGAGAGATAGCGATGTGATGTTAGATGACATTAACATCGATCACGATGATCAGCAGTCGGGTGACACACGCAGGGGGCGCATAAATTCGCTGGACTTTGAAACTATAGAG CGAGACGAGACAGGCTATGCTATTAACCAGTGTAACAAATGGATCATAAAACCGTACAGAGCGTGTTTGAGAGTG ATGGGGTGGTACGACCTAGTCAACAACCCTTCACCTGTAATGAAGCTCCTCCGGTGGATTTGGGTGTTTTTCGTTTCCATGGTGATAACTACTGCCCTAGTCACCCAGATATTATCATGTTTCCGACGTGATCAA TTTGAATTGATGCCAGTTACTAGCAGCAACAAAACAATTGAAGTGATTCGTTGTAATGTTAGTGTTGTCAGTATCTTTGTCATTCCTGATCTGTTGCTATTGACAACCTATTTTTATGGTATTTACCTGTTTTGGTCAGGACAAGAGTATCTGCAGAACCTTGCTGGACAG GTATTTGTACAATGTTACAAGTTTACTACCTGGCCAGAGCCAACTTCTCGTCGTCTCATCAATACAATATT CTTTTATCTCATGTTGGGTGTGGCTTACATTGTGGTGTCACTAGCTGTGCGTATTGCACATGCTATAGTATTTGACTTTTTTGATGGTGATGTCACAGTCAGCTGGCCTGATGGTGGACCACA GTTTAGTGGGGGCGGTAAACTGGTTTTGGTCATATTCTCATTGTTTGGTTTCATCTTCTTTGATGCTGTCTACATTATGGCCATCATCAATTACGCTATTCAGAGTGAGCTCAACATTTACTTGTTGCATGCTCTACGTATTAAGGTGGAACGACGTGAGCACAAGTCCCTTGATGCTGCTATTAAG GACATAAACAAAGCCAATGCTTATCTTAAGGTGTTGAATGGTAAAACTGCCACAGCAGTGGCTCTGATAATGTTCAATCTAGCAACAGCTGCTTTAGATG GAGTGATCATACTGGGGGACAACACTAACACTACAGAGCACACTGTGGTTGCTACATTTACAGCTATTCTGTGGTCACTACTTGTGGTTTTCCCTTTTGTACAG GCAGCCCGGGTTACTGCTGCATGTAACGGATTGTTAGCTGCTGGTCCAATTATTAGAGGGAGGCCATTACAGTACATGGAGTCTCCTCAATTAGAACTTGACTCTTTCTCCATCTTCACCGTATCCATTACTATGAGG GCTGAGATATTTGCGATACCTGTCTACCCATGGATGGCATATCTGTTTGCTGTTTCTTTCTCATTCACTTTGTTGTTACTGTGCCAGACTGGGGACTACTGGTACACTGAATGGTTCTGA